A single Argentina anserina chromosome 7, drPotAnse1.1, whole genome shotgun sequence DNA region contains:
- the LOC126803460 gene encoding cucumber peeling cupredoxin-like, which translates to MTTASMITVLGAVMLGVLIMAVSSYACAHSGVAYSVGVGDPVCWSIPPRPDYYTNWSDSHFFKIGDTLVFNFEGGLSNVVQVTKQDYETCTAYRPFRIFNNGLANITLLDKGVLYFITNVSNYCSLGQKISISVHDCACPVNEPPSAPSVSPTPAALPPSSISPNRSQPPAAQVITPSGAPSPLGYNGSSPQTRPAVKSAASMLQKGMMLGVLHAILFGSVSFGFWSSY; encoded by the exons ATGACCACTGCTTCAATGATTACAGTACTTGGTGCTGTGATGTTAGGTGTGTTGATAATGGCTGTTTCCTCATATGCTTGCGCACATAGTGGTGTAGCTTATTCGGTTGGAGTAGGAGATCCGGTGTGTTGGTCCATCCCTCCCCGACCGGATTACTACACCAACTGGTCCGATTCCCATTTCTTTAAGATCGGCGACACACTAG tttttaactttgaaggGGGGCTTTCAAATGTGGTGCAAGTGACAAAGCAAGACTACGAGACCTGCACAGCTTACAGGCCCTTTCGAATCTTCAATAACGGTCTTGCAAATATCACATTGTTGGATAAAGGTGTCTTGTACTTCATTACAAACGTCTCAAACTACTGTAGTCTAGGGCAGAAGATTTCCATTTCTGTTCACGATTGCGCCTGCCCCGTAAATGAACCACCAAGTGCCCCCTCAGTTTCTCCAACTCCTGCTGCACTTCCTCCATCTTCGATCAGTCCGAATAGGTCTCAGCCTCCTGCAGCACAAGTTATTACTCCATCGGGGGCTCCGTCCCCATTAGGGTATAATGGTTCCTCCCCTCAGACTCGTCCTGCTGTGAAGTCTGCAGCATCAATGCTACAAAAAGGAATGATGCTTGGAGTTCTTCATGCAATATTATTTGGCTCAGTGTCGTTTGGTTTTTGGTCATCTTATTAA
- the LOC126803999 gene encoding dnaJ protein homolog, with protein sequence MFGRAPKKSDNSKYYEILGVPKTASQDDLKKAYRKAAIKNHPDKGGDPEKFKELAQAYEVLSDPEKREIYDQYGEDALKEGMGAGGGAHDPFDIFQSFFGGGNPFGGGSSRGGRRQRRGEDVIHPLKVSLEDLYNGTSKKLSLSRNIICSKCKGKGSKSGASMKCPGCQGSGMKVSIRHLGPSMIQQMQHPCNECKGTGETINDKDRCQQCKGEKVVQEKKVLEVHVEKGMQNGQKITFPGEADEAPDTITGDIVFVLQQKEHPKFKRKGDDIFYEHTLSLMEALCGFQFVLTHLDGRQLLIKSHPGEVVKPDHFKAINDEGMPMYERAFMKGKLYIHFTAEFPDSLSPEQCKSLEAVLPPRSSTQLTDMELDECEETTLHDVNIEEEMRRKKAQQSQEAYDEDEDMHGGAQRVQCAQQ encoded by the exons ATGTTCGGGAGAGCCCCAAAGAAAAGCGACAACAGCAAGTACTATGAGATCCTTGGAGTCCCCAAGACCGCCTCCCAAGATGACCTCAAGAAGGCTTACCGTAAAGCCGCCATCAAGAACCATCCTGACAAGGGCGGCGACCCTGAAAAG TTCAAAGAGTTGGCCCAAGCCTACGAGGTTCTGAGTGATCCAGAAAAGCGTGAAATCTACGACCAATATGGCGAGGACGCTCTCAAGGAAGGAATGGGTGCCGGCGGTGGAGCCCACGACCCCTTTGATATATTCCAGTCCTTCTTCGGCGGGGGCAACCCATTTGGTGGCGGCAGCAGCCGTGGAGGCCGTAGGCAGAGAAGGGGCGAGGATGTGATCCATCCTCTTAAGGTTTCCTTGGAAGATCTCTATAATGGGACATCCAAGAAGCTGTCTCTCTCTCGCAACATAATCTGCTCCAAGTGCAAGGG CAAAGGGTCAAAGTCTGGTGCTTCAATGAAGTGTCCTGGTTGCCAAGGGTCTGGAATGAAAGTCTCTATTAGGCATCTTGGGCCTTCCATGATCCAGCAAATGCAGCATCCCTGCAATGAGTGCAAGGGTACCGGTGAAACCATTAATGACAAGGATCGCTGCCAGCAGTGTAAGGGTGAGAAAGTTGTTCAGGAAAAGAAAGTATTGGAAGTCCATGTGGAGAAGGGTATGCAAAACGGACAGAAGATCACATTCCCTGGTGAAGCTGATGAAGCG CCCGACACTATCACAGGGGATATTGTCTTTGTCCTGCAACAAAAGGAACACCCTAAGTTTAAGCGGAAGGGTGATGACATATTCTACGAACATACACTATCCCTCATGGAGGCGCTCTGTGGCTTCCAGTTTGTGTTGACGCATCTAGATGGCAGGCAACTCCTCATCAAATCTCATCCCGGAGAGGTTGTCAAGCCTG ATCATTTTAAGGCTATAAATGATGAAGGCATGCCAATGTACGAGAGGGCATTTATGAAGGgtaaactatatatacattttaCCGCGGAGTTCCCAGATTCATTGAGTCCAGAACAGTGCAAGTCTTTGGAAGCAGTGCTGCCTCCAAGGAGTTCTACCCAGCTTACAGACATGGAGCTAGATGAATGTGAGGAGACTACACTGCATGATGTCAacatagaagaagaaatgcGTCGCAAAAAAGCACAGCAGTCGCAAGAAGCATACGATGAGGATGAGGATATGCATGGGGGTGCCCAGAGGGTCCAGTGCGCTCAACAATGA
- the LOC126803125 gene encoding uncharacterized protein At3g28850-like, with protein sequence MNGMKGKLVKRLKSIPRVLQVKPQDRLLLQVNASDHGYVENIPNTSVVKFHKQTEKKKNNNNIDEQQLPDVIDVDELMRDLLTDDSEDEIDDDDKENFAPRTKTNVPVSSVESKLMQSKATFPDSDAVTLPEKPLSEIDISSFRRPDIYSGTLFDPGLLAAFRQAVTECMKWSEAERIARTTEAQNEIVNNETEPEPDPLLPFEEKHPPGSFESVILYTTSLRGIRKTFDDCNSIRFLLESFRVVYFERDVSMHMEFRQELWNILDSKSVPPKLFIKGRYIGGAEEVLALHEQGKLRPLLAGVPLDRSEGPCQGCAAVRFVVCFKCSGSHKLIAEDGESNVCPQCNENGLIMCPYCC encoded by the coding sequence ATGAATGGAATGAAAGGAAAACTCGTGAAGAGGTTGAAATCAATCCCAAGAGTTCTTCAGGTGAAGCCACAAgatcgtcttcttcttcaggtGAACGCATCAGATCATGGGTACGTCGAAAACATTCCAAACACGTCGGTTGTCAAATTCCACAAGCaaacagagaagaagaagaacaacaacaacatcgaTGAGCAACAACTGCCTGATGTTATCGACGTCGATGAGCTTATGAGAGACCTCCTCACAGATGACTCTGAGGATGAAATCGACGACGACGACAAAGAGAACTTTGCGCCAAGAACGAAGACAAATGTTCCAGTTTCTTCTGTGGAGTCTAAGTTGATGCAGAGTAAAGCTACTTTCCCAGATTCTGACGCAGTAACGCTGCCGGAAAAACCTTTATCGGAGATTGACATCTCGTCTTTCCGGCGACCGGACATATATTCCGGGACCCTCTTCGACCCGGGGCTACTGGCCGCCTTTCGCCAAGCCGTAACTGAGTGCATGAAATGGAGTGAAGCCGAGAGAATAGCAAGAACAACAGAGGCCCAAAATGAGATTGTAAACAATGAAACAGAGCCGGAGCCGGACCCTTTATTGCCCTTCGAAGAGAAACATCCGCCTGGGAGCTTTGAGTCAGTGATTCTCTACACCACAAGCCTTCGAGGGATCCGAAAGACCTTCGACGACTGCAACAGCATCCGGTTTCTGCTAGAGAGCTTCCGGGTTGTGTACTTCGAGCGAGATGTGTCGATGCACATGGAGTTTAGGCAAGAGCTTTGGAACATTTTGGATTCCAAGTCGGTTCCTCCCAAGCTTTTCATTAAGGGGAGATACATTGGGGGAGCAGAGGAGGTTCTGGCGCTTCATGAGCAAGGAAAGCTGCGGCCGCTCCTCGCAGGAGTGCCGTTGGATCGATCAGAGGGGCCGTGTCAAGGTTGCGCCGCGGTTCGGTTTGTGGTTTGTTTCAAGTGCAGTGGAAGTCATAAGCTCATTGCCGAAGATGGGGAGTCGAATGTGTGCCCGCAGTGTAATGAAAATGGGTTGATCATGTGCCCTTATTGCTGCTGA
- the LOC126803458 gene encoding uncharacterized protein LOC126803458, with protein MSPYRLVYGKACDLPVKLEYKAYWALKTLNFDIEKCGEERKLELCELEELRIDAYENAKIYKEKTKAFHDQRIKTKHLELGKLVLLFNSKLKLFSGKLRSRWIGQFKLVEVFSHGTVTLKNLRNGSTFKVNGH; from the coding sequence ATGTCTCCCTATCGCCTTGTTTATGGAAAGGCTTGTGATTTGCCGGTTAAGTTGGAGTATAAGGCTTATTGGGCATTGAAGACCCTCAATTTTGACATAGAAAAGTGTGGTGAGGAGCGGAAGTTAGAGCTTTGTGAGCTAGAGGAGCTTCGGATAGATGCTTATGAGAATGCAAAGATTTATAAAGAGAAAACTAAGGCATTCCATGACCAAAGGATCAAGACCAAGCACTTGGAGCTTGGGAAACTTGTACTTCTTTTCAACTCCAAATTAAAGTTGTTTTCTGGCAAGCTAAGATCAAGGTGGATTGGGCAATTTAAGCTTGTTGAAGTATTTAGTCATGGGACGGTCACATTGAAGAACTTAAGAAATGGATCTACCTTTAAGGTTAATGGTCATTGA